A part of Capsicum annuum cultivar UCD-10X-F1 chromosome 6, UCD10Xv1.1, whole genome shotgun sequence genomic DNA contains:
- the LOC107873954 gene encoding uncharacterized protein LOC107873954, producing MARDNKRKDAKDDSEEAVEALVRDEPKKIDPLEDRIDEEALILPHCARFVSAERPTYFVLKEFALITGLNCGRYPRDSRYVKAMEGEAFFKNIEAGQEGQVQILLGLVRALHIACTGLVKNRGHRHHKMVDNLDFFEKYLWGKESFSLTLDYLKKQIDFSRQKKIFETKGVSSYALYGFSWAFMIWIYEAFSALGRGNSKSTEDPLPIPRLLRWHTSKGDKLIEGDLYLNGWSTKRVHPYLNPTVREMNQHYMKKFKAFTDEPNDTFIDGLKACLEGVTVITSSEDGEDGDDDQNLGENIVSKHVTRGAGTSKPRLSGKTPMIENLEERVFRLEESIKDIADFIKEERMMRAEKERQKKRDEAEGVQVQSRHLAVRAGCDDSGIKEALLEVAALEHTSINADEVMIPEVATVVEKENMDEEENKADGSSGVEKEDHDEGGQDEDNKNEKNDYEEENNEGYGEETEEKNAQEVEKEQHKEEEKSDAPKKEGIAEKGNENEFPNLDEFLNEVSQEIDKMMVEIKNVESLDNY from the exons ATGGCTAGAGATAACAAACGCAAGGATGCGAAAGATGATAG CGAGGAAGCAGTTGAAGCTTTGGTTCGAGATGAGCCGAAGAAAATAGATCCTCTCGAGGATAGGATAGACGAGGAAGCACTGATCTTGCCCCACTGTGCAAGGTTTGTTTCGGCTGAGAG GCCTACATATTTTGTCCTGAAAGAGTTTGCGCTAATCACTGGTTTAAATTGTGGGCGTTATCCCCGTGATTCAAGATATGTCAAAGCGATGGAGGGTGAagcttttttcaaaaatatt GAGGCTGGACAAGAAGGACAAGTTCAAATACTGCTTGGTTTGGTTCGTGCACTGCATATTGCTTGCACGGGACTTGTCAAAAATCGTGGACATAGACACCACAAGATGGTGGATAACTTGGACTTCTTTGAGAAATACCTTTGGGGTAAGGAGTCATTTTCCTTGACTCTAGACTATCTAAAGAAGCAGATAGACTTCAGCAGGCAGAAGAAGATATTTGAGACAAAGGGAGTTTCATCATACGCACTCTATGGATTTTCCTGGGCATTTATG ATTTGGATATACGAAGCCTTTTCCGCGCTCGGCAGGGGAAATAGTAAATCAACTGAAGACCCGCTGCCCATTCCCCGATTGCTCAGATGGCACACTTCAAAAGGTGATAAACTAATCGAAGGTGATCTATATTTGAACGGATGGAGCACAAAG AGAGTGCATCCGTACCTTAACCCCACAGTCCGTGAAATGAATCAGCACTACATGAAAAAGTTCAAAGCATTTACAGATGAACCAAACGACACATTCATCGATGGCTTGAAGGCCTGTCTGGAGGGTGTGACTGTCATTACCTCATCGGAGGATGGTGAGGATGGGGATGATGATCAAAATTTGGGTGAAAATATTGTTTCAAAGCATGTCACTCGGGGTGCGGGGACAAGTAAGCCGAGATTATCGGGAAAGACACCGATGATTGAAAATCTGGAAGAGCGCGTGTTTAGGCTGGAGGAGTCGATCAAGGACATCGCTGATTTCATAAAAGAAGAGAGGATGATGAGAGCAGAAAAGGAGAGgcaaaagaagagagatgaagcTGAAG GTGTGCAGGTGCAAAGTCGGCATTTAGCGGTGAGGGCTGGCTGCGATGACAGCGGCATCAAAGAAGCCCTTCTTGAGGTAGCAGCTTTGGAACATACCTCCATCAATGCTGATGAGGTGATGATCCCTGAAGTTGCAACTGTTGTAGAGAAGGAAAATATGGATGAAG aagaaaacaaagctGATGGATCATCTGGTGTGGAGAAGGAGGATCATGACGAAGGCGGACAGGATGaagataataaaaatgaaaaaaatgattatgaagaagaaaacaatgaaGGATATGGAGAGGAAACAGAAGAGAAGAATGCACAAGAAGTAGAGAAAGAACAgcataaagaagaagaaaaaagtgatgcACCAAAAAAAGAAGGCATCGCGGAGAAAGGTAACGAGAATGAATTTCCAAACTTGGATGAATTTCTTAATGAAGTTAGTCAGGAAATCGACAAGATGATGGTGGAAATAAAAAATGTTGAATCTTTagacaattattaa
- the LOC124899597 gene encoding lysine-rich arabinogalactan protein 19-like has translation MPSVTDLRFQFALPPPALPPAPGGSHQPPLPRSPASHRSVSSQSPLGLQPPIRSPTVEARSPAAAPPAPAARSPAAAAPKRRPVPSVSSSRNSISAPESPGTRSTLGFGFRLGLQA, from the coding sequence ATGCCCTCCGTCACCGACCTCCGGTTCCAATTCGCTCTCCCCCCCCCCGCCCTTCCCCCCGCTCCTGGTGGATCCCACCAGCCCCCCCTACCTCGGTCTCCAGCCAGTCACCGCTCGGTCTCCAGCCAGTCGCCGCTCGGTCTCCAGCCGCCGATTCGGTCTCCAACAGTCGAAGCTCGGTCTCCAGCCGCAGCTCCGCCTGCACCCGCCGCTCGGTCGCCAGCAGCCGCAGCACCCAAACGACGACCAGTTCCCTCGGTCTCCAGCAGCCGCAACTCCATCTCAGCACCGGAATCCCCCGGAACCCGGTCAACACTGGGCTTTGGTTTCCGGCTTGGTTTACAAGCGTAA
- the LOC124899596 gene encoding uncharacterized protein LOC124899596 — translation MESGELSCDQSEVLISYLMNGRGKIHPMFIRNDRHVELYMICIDSDNSRPILRVKVFERSREEASTSAPPPPSPPPPPLPPNVDDTSMEYDFMGCDECDNSKDYEEKKCGGGEDGQLEPQRSHSFLDGTNHFLGQTFKDKKTLKLLLKQASVKISFNYTTLKSSKKYLRVRCVDRTCRWMVRECAIGELGWFHVHKYVGEHTCGIDHVTEKHKNVTVEVIASLILNFFVENKGPSPKEIERIVFRELHCRPSYWKCWMVGVITKNIVRGTPEHGYAVLPAFSYIFNGLNPGSINSLMVDEESGRFIYYFMAFGASIRRYAHMRKVVAVDDTHFFGKYDGVLLSVVAQDTQNHIYPLAYCVVDKENDASWGFFFEKLKAFVVDEPELCVISDRHAYTLEEFNDYFYAFKERCPNAVAYLEKEVGFEKWNRAHFLGNRFNFMTLNIVESLNSMLLDEREYPVTAIFNSIAHRFGEIFRKMYAEVDNSKTTFVPVAEMILRENMTKEDKLYVNNINESIDEFTVLGYGRSAKVNLSRWSCSCRKYNLVKLSCAHAMEVLRLKLGDEYGTSIYNYSSQIYSKESYLLAYLEPIYAAPLESEWSVAREYLEMQVLPLDFDPKLRRRKVKRVKGMLEPSRYKKRNKCSKCKRPGHKRTTCSLNVG, via the exons ATGGAGAGCGGTGAATTAAGTTGTGATCAAAGCGAGGTGTtaattagttacttgatgaaCGGGAGGGGTAAAATCCATCCAATGTTCATAAGGAATGATAGACATGTGGAATTATATATGATTTGCATTGATTCTGATAACTCCAGACCTATATTGCGGGTTAAAGTATTTGAAAGGTCCCGGGAGGAAGCTTCCACATCagccccacccccaccctcacccccacccccacccctacccccgaACGTGGATGATACATCAATGGAATACGATTTCATGGGTTGTGATGAATGTGATAATAGTAAAGATTATGAAGAAAAGAAGTGTGGAGGAGGTGAGGACGGGCAGCTCGAACCACAAAGAAGCCACTCTTTCTTGGACGGCACCAATCATTTTTTAGGACaaacattcaaggataagaaaacATTAAAACTTTTGTTGAAGCAGGCGTCGGTGAAAATATCGTTTAATTACACAACTCTAAAGAGTAGTAAGAAATACTTGAGGGTGAGGTGCGTAGATCGTACTTGCCGGTGGATGGTACGCGAATGTGCTATCGGAGAATTGGGTTGGTTTCACGTCCACAAGTACGTGGGAGAGCATACTTGTGGCATTGATCATGTCACGGAAAAGCACAAGAATGTCACCGTGGAGGTCATTGCCTcacttattttgaactttttcgtCGAAAACAAAGGTCCAAGCCCGAAAGAGATCGAGAGGATCGTATTTAGGGAGCTACATTGCAGGCCAAGCTATTGGAAGTGTTGGATGGTAGGCGTCATTACGAAGAACATAGTTCGAGGTACGCCCGAGCATGGATATGCAGTGCTTCCcgcattttcatatattttcaatgGCCTCAACCCCGGGTCTATTAATTCTCTCATGGTCGATGAGGAGTCTGGCaggtttatttactactttatggCATTTGGGGCTTCCATCCGTAGATATGCACACATGAGAAAGGTCGTTGCCGTTGATGACACGCATTTTTTCGGCAAGTACGACGGCGTGTTGTTGTCCGTTGTCGCTCAAGATACACAGAATCATATCTATCCTTTAGCGTATTGTGTGGTGGATAAGGAGAACGATGCGTCGTGGGGCTTCTTCTTCGAGAAGCTTAAGGCCTTTGTTGTCGACGAACCAGAGCTGTGTGTTATCTCCGACAGACAC GCGTACACGTTGGAAGAATTTAATGACTACTTCTACGCCTTTAAAGAAAGATGCCCCAACGCAGTAGCTTACCTCGAGAAAGAAGTAGGATTTGAAAAGTGGAACCGAGCTCACTTTCTAGGTAATCGATTCAACTTCATGACCTTAAACATCGTCGAGTCGCTCAACTCAATGTTGCTCGACGAAAGAGAGTATCCAGTGACGGCCATTTTTAATTCAATTGCACATAGATTTGGAGAAATATTCAGGAAGATGTATGCGGAGGTGGACAATTCAAAGACAACCTTCGTTCCCGTAGCCGAGATGATCTTGAGGGAAAACATGACCAAGGAGGATAAATTATATGTGAACAACATAAACGAAAGCATCGATGAATTCACCGTGCTTGGATACGGTCGTTCCGCAAAAGTTAATCTTTCGAGATGGTCATGTTCTTGCAGAAAGTACAACTTGGTGAAATTGTCATGCGCTCATGCAATGGAAGTATTGCGTTTAAAGCTTGGGGATGAATACGGCACTAGCATTTACAACTACTCTTCACAAATATATTCGAAAGAATCATACCTCCTTGCATACTTGGAACCTATTTATGCAGCACCACTTGAGTCGGAGTGGAGTGTGGCGCGAGAGTATCTTGAAATGCAAGTTCTTCCACTCGACTTCGATCCCAAACTCAGAAGGAGGAAAGTGAAAAGAGTTAAGGGTATGTTGGAGCCTTCAAGGTACAAgaaaagaaacaagtgctccaagTGTAAAAGGCCGGGACATAAGAGAACAACATGCAGCCTTAATGTAGGTTAA